The stretch of DNA ATTATAGCTGATTGTAAGGAGAAGTAGGAAAAACAGAGTATAGAAGAAAGGTGACAGGCGGTAGTCATAGAGAGAGTTGGTGAAACATGGCTGGCAAAAAACTTCAACCTCCTCCCCTTGATCACGCACATTAACCTCACCTCGGCGTGGACACAGCCTTAATCTCAACAGAAGAATTCACAAACCTCATGCATTCCTACCAATTGTTAACATTTATGTGGTAATCTTCAAGGAATAATTAAATAGAACATCAATCCATGGTGAGCCGATGGATTTGAAGGAGATTTGCATGGAATCGAAAAGCCTCCGCACCTGTTTATTGACAGTCCTCGCATTGGTTTTTTTGGTATTTGTCTTCGGACTGGGTTTTGGCGCTGGTTATGTCACCCCCCGACTGCTGGGGAGAACGCCTTCCGTTACGGGGCCGGTCACCTGCCCGCCCTGTCCTGAGACGGTCATCACGCCGGGCGAAGATGGTGAAACCGTTGTTGTCACGCCAATTGAGTGCCCCAAATGCCCTGAAATCCCCTATGTGGATGCCGAGGGCGATACTCCCGAGGAATTGCAAGGTTTATTTAACCCCTTCTGGGAGACCTGGGATATTGTCCACGAACTGTATGTTGATCAACCCGTAGACCAATTGGCGCTGATGCGCGGCGCCATCATCGGCATGCTGGATGCCCTGGGTGACAAGCATACCTCTTATATGACGCCCGATGAGTTTAAACAGGCCAATGAAAACCTGGAAGGTGAATATGAGGGTATTGGCGCCTGGGTCGATACCTCCGGAGACTATATCGAGATCATCAGCCCCATGCGCGGTTCCCCGGCTGCTGAAGCGGGCTTGCAACCCAAAGACCTCGTCATCGCTATTGACGGCGAGGATATGACCGGCATTCCAGGCGACCTGGCGCTCAAGCGCATCCTTGGCCCTGCCGGAACCCAAGTAACCCTCACCATCCGTCGCGGCGACGAGACCTTCGATGTCGTCATTACGCGTGCGAATATCATCGTCCCCACCGTGGAATCTGAAATGCTGGAAGACAACATCGCCTATATTCAATTATCGAACTACGGCGATAAAACCACCCAACAACTGCGAGATGCTTTAAAGAGCCTGCAGTCACAGAAGCCGGAAGGTTTGATCCTCGACCTGCGCGGCAATGGCGGCGGTTACCTCAACACCGCTATCCAGGTGGTTTCAGAATTCATCGCTGACGGTGTGGTCATGTTCGAGCAATATGGCGATGGCGAAACCTTCACATACCAGGCAATACCGGGTGGGTTAGCCACCAAAATTCCGCTTGTGGTGCTGGTTGATGGGGGTACTGCTTCCGCTGCGGAGATCACCGCCGGTGCCATCCAGGACCACAACCGGGCGCCGCTGGTGGGCGACGTAACGTATGGCAAGGGTTCTGTTCAAAGCTGGATTACGCTGAAAAACGATGCGGGCGGTGTGCGTGTCACAATTGCCCGCTGGCTCACACCTAACGGGCGCCAGATCAGCGAAATCGGCCTGGAACCTGAATATATCGTCGAATTAACCGTCGAAGATTACGAGGCTGGGCTCGATCCGCAATTGGATAAAGCCATCGAGGTCTTGAAAGAATTGATAAAATAAGCGAATGAAGCAAGGCAAATCATGATGAATCCGATGTTTAACATCAACTACCTGGTTTACATGCTCCCGGCGCTCTTGCTGGGGTTGATAGCCCAGGTTTATGTCCAAAGCCGGTACAACAAGTGGAGCAAGGTGCAAAACCGATCCGGCATGTCCGGCGCCCAGGTTGCACAACGCCTGATAGAACGACAGGGTATGCACAACCTCCAGCTCAAAGGTATCGCCGGTCAGCTAACCGATCATTACGACCCACGCAATAAAACCCTGGCCCTCTCGCAGGGCGTTGCCCAAACCTCAAGTGTGGCAGCGATGGCGATTGCCGCCCACGAGTTGGGTCATGCCCAACAGGATAAGGATAACTATCTGCCCATGCGCCTGCGTTCAGCCCTAGTGCCCATGGTGAATATCGGCACCAACCTGGGTTGGATTTTGATCATGCTCGGGCTGATCATCCAGATCAGCGGGTTAGCCTGGCTGGGAGTAATTGCCTTTTCTGCTGGCGCGATCTTTTCTGTAGCGACTCT from Brevefilum fermentans encodes:
- a CDS encoding S41 family peptidase — protein: MESKSLRTCLLTVLALVFLVFVFGLGFGAGYVTPRLLGRTPSVTGPVTCPPCPETVITPGEDGETVVVTPIECPKCPEIPYVDAEGDTPEELQGLFNPFWETWDIVHELYVDQPVDQLALMRGAIIGMLDALGDKHTSYMTPDEFKQANENLEGEYEGIGAWVDTSGDYIEIISPMRGSPAAEAGLQPKDLVIAIDGEDMTGIPGDLALKRILGPAGTQVTLTIRRGDETFDVVITRANIIVPTVESEMLEDNIAYIQLSNYGDKTTQQLRDALKSLQSQKPEGLILDLRGNGGGYLNTAIQVVSEFIADGVVMFEQYGDGETFTYQAIPGGLATKIPLVVLVDGGTASAAEITAGAIQDHNRAPLVGDVTYGKGSVQSWITLKNDAGGVRVTIARWLTPNGRQISEIGLEPEYIVELTVEDYEAGLDPQLDKAIEVLKELIK
- a CDS encoding zinc metallopeptidase encodes the protein MMNPMFNINYLVYMLPALLLGLIAQVYVQSRYNKWSKVQNRSGMSGAQVAQRLIERQGMHNLQLKGIAGQLTDHYDPRNKTLALSQGVAQTSSVAAMAIAAHELGHAQQDKDNYLPMRLRSALVPMVNIGTNLGWILIMLGLIIQISGLAWLGVIAFSAGAIFSVATLPVELNASRRARVMLKSSGLIMTQAEDQGVKQVLNAAALTYVAAIATSLMQLLYFVSLVGGRSRRR